A part of Paenarthrobacter sp. A20 genomic DNA contains:
- a CDS encoding phosphocholine-specific phospholipase C — MVNRSTESTGLSRRGFLGTAAAATALAATGSLLPPSVQAAMAKPVPPGSLKSIKHVIILMQENRSFDHYFGSLRGVRGYGDKAVTRLPNGKSMFEQPRATGETVLPFSLRKAAELAGRPGSDIQYLGDLDHSFNGTTTAWNNGWCDKWIPAKSASTMTFYERQDIPLQYELADTFTICDAYHCSVNGSTNPNRNYLWSGTTGTEPASTKRAVTNAAYGYDHGGYNWTTYPERLEQSGVSWKIYQDWDNFTDNAVEYFQTFKAIGRKMLASVEGNLRTTEEFYDSIKGKAPAEQDRLLAQLEQGRAALTDAERSLFDKAMWRGRPETLLQRLSADIKDGTLPQVSWLVPSAADSEHPGASTPVGSANFVYRLLDTVASNPDTWDSTAIFLNFDENDGYFDHVPPPVQPRPASGESTDWTTSRPIGLGPRVPMTVVSPWTVGGYVSSEVFDHTSVLRFLERWTGVEEPNISPWRREVCGDLTGVFNFASPGTPPVLDHPAAVPAKISRWRPNPPAVQVAPIQETGSRPARPLPYRPQVSAAVKPGRIALALTNKGTSSTHFTVYGYAGEVTEPRHADVLGSQEMELPLASGAFDVVVTGPNRYHYELKGTTAGAASGVDVTVTGRRGKKAVELELSNNGAATVNVKLESLQYAVTNQTVKLKAGHTRKIGWDTVEGWYDLQLTSADDASFRRRLTGREEDGREGISG; from the coding sequence ATGGTTAATCGTTCAACCGAATCGACCGGACTCTCGCGCCGCGGTTTCCTCGGCACCGCCGCTGCAGCGACGGCGCTTGCAGCCACCGGGTCACTGCTCCCACCCTCCGTGCAGGCCGCGATGGCCAAGCCGGTGCCGCCGGGAAGCCTGAAGTCCATCAAGCACGTGATCATCCTGATGCAGGAAAACCGCTCGTTCGATCACTACTTCGGATCGCTGCGTGGCGTCCGGGGATACGGCGACAAGGCCGTCACCCGTTTGCCCAACGGCAAGTCCATGTTCGAGCAGCCCCGGGCCACCGGCGAGACCGTCCTGCCATTCTCGCTCCGCAAGGCCGCGGAACTTGCCGGCAGGCCCGGTTCCGATATCCAGTACCTCGGCGATTTGGACCACTCCTTCAACGGAACCACCACGGCCTGGAACAACGGCTGGTGCGACAAGTGGATTCCTGCCAAGAGCGCATCCACCATGACGTTCTACGAGCGCCAGGACATCCCGCTGCAGTACGAACTCGCGGACACCTTCACCATCTGCGATGCCTACCACTGCTCCGTCAACGGGTCCACGAACCCCAACCGCAACTACCTCTGGAGCGGAACCACGGGCACTGAGCCAGCCAGCACCAAGCGTGCCGTCACGAACGCCGCCTACGGCTACGACCACGGAGGCTACAACTGGACCACTTACCCTGAGCGCCTGGAACAGTCGGGGGTCTCGTGGAAGATCTACCAGGACTGGGACAACTTCACGGACAACGCCGTGGAGTACTTCCAGACCTTCAAGGCAATCGGCCGCAAGATGCTCGCATCGGTGGAGGGAAACCTGCGCACCACCGAGGAGTTTTACGACTCGATCAAGGGCAAGGCGCCCGCTGAGCAGGACCGCCTTCTTGCCCAATTGGAGCAGGGTCGCGCCGCCCTCACAGACGCGGAAAGGTCCCTGTTCGATAAAGCCATGTGGCGTGGCCGTCCCGAGACCCTCCTGCAACGCCTCAGCGCAGATATCAAGGATGGCACCTTGCCGCAGGTCAGCTGGCTGGTGCCGTCCGCAGCCGATTCCGAACACCCCGGCGCTTCCACACCAGTGGGCAGCGCGAACTTCGTCTACCGCCTGCTGGACACCGTCGCGAGCAACCCGGACACATGGGACAGCACCGCGATCTTCCTGAACTTCGACGAGAACGACGGCTACTTCGACCACGTCCCGCCGCCTGTCCAGCCGCGTCCGGCATCAGGCGAGTCCACTGACTGGACCACATCCCGGCCCATCGGCCTTGGCCCCCGCGTGCCCATGACGGTGGTCTCGCCCTGGACAGTGGGCGGCTACGTCAGTTCGGAAGTCTTCGACCACACATCCGTGCTTCGCTTCCTGGAGCGCTGGACCGGCGTTGAGGAACCGAATATTTCTCCATGGCGCCGGGAAGTCTGCGGCGACCTGACCGGTGTGTTCAACTTCGCCTCCCCCGGCACGCCACCGGTTCTCGACCACCCCGCCGCGGTACCCGCCAAAATCAGCCGCTGGCGCCCGAACCCTCCGGCGGTCCAGGTGGCCCCGATCCAGGAAACCGGCAGCCGCCCGGCCCGGCCTCTCCCCTACCGTCCACAAGTCTCGGCTGCAGTAAAACCGGGCAGGATTGCCCTGGCGCTGACCAACAAAGGAACCAGTTCCACCCACTTCACCGTGTACGGCTACGCGGGCGAGGTCACCGAACCCAGGCACGCGGACGTCCTCGGCAGCCAGGAGATGGAACTTCCGCTGGCCTCCGGCGCCTTCGACGTCGTCGTCACCGGCCCCAACCGGTACCACTACGAACTGAAGGGCACGACGGCGGGCGCTGCGTCCGGCGTCGACGTCACCGTTACTGGACGCCGCGGCAAGAAGGCCGTGGAACTGGAGTTGAGCAACAACGGCGCTGCAACGGTCAACGTAAAGCTGGAGTCACTGCAGTACGCGGTCACCAACCAAACCGTGAAGCTCAAGGCGGGCCACACCAGGAAGATCGGCTGGGACACCGTGGAGGGTTGGTACGACCTTCAGCTCACCTCGGCCGATGACGCGTCGTTCAGGCGGCGTCTGACCGGGCGTGAGGAAGACGGCCGGGAGGGCATCTCAGGCTAG
- a CDS encoding glycosyltransferase 87 family protein has translation MASPSQTVAPTRQRGWILTIAGALTLAVAVWFLYTDYQPALNDFEVYFYGGGKVLEGGDLYAVREGLPFTYPPFAALLFTGLAAMGFFASSLVFIVVALVGAAVVAAWLARHYFGVKTWREAFADYRFRTTALVGTGAILLLGPWRDTFVFGQINIILMGVILADFALYGKARAGAIRWPAGLLIGLAAGVKLTPLAFGLYFLVRRDFKALGWMAVGFFGSIALAWAVLPQASVDFWTKILPDTGRIGGPAYVDNLSVKGLLLHFGMPDSSLTNVVWMVLSLGLVILAGLIIKWAVDADENFIAVSATAILMLLISPVSWSHHWVWVAVALPSMAFAMHRVPSRSGRMRTAGWAIVACSTVAFFMTPKNLAVWAGAAEWGKDPQTQWQLMISSLGVVCGIAMLVYWALAYHPSRTRK, from the coding sequence GTGGCTTCTCCTTCACAGACCGTGGCCCCCACCAGGCAGCGGGGCTGGATCCTCACGATCGCCGGTGCACTGACCCTCGCTGTGGCCGTGTGGTTCCTCTACACCGACTACCAGCCGGCCTTGAACGACTTCGAGGTCTACTTCTACGGCGGCGGCAAGGTCCTGGAAGGTGGGGATCTCTACGCGGTGCGGGAGGGCCTGCCGTTCACCTACCCGCCCTTTGCTGCGCTGCTTTTTACCGGTCTTGCGGCCATGGGCTTCTTTGCCAGCAGCCTCGTGTTCATCGTCGTTGCCTTGGTGGGTGCCGCTGTGGTGGCCGCGTGGCTGGCAAGGCACTATTTCGGTGTGAAGACCTGGCGGGAGGCGTTTGCCGACTACCGCTTCCGGACAACGGCTTTGGTGGGAACCGGGGCGATTTTGCTCCTGGGGCCCTGGCGGGACACATTCGTCTTTGGGCAGATCAACATCATCCTGATGGGCGTGATCCTGGCGGATTTCGCCCTGTACGGTAAGGCTCGGGCAGGTGCTATCCGGTGGCCCGCAGGCCTCCTGATTGGTTTGGCTGCCGGGGTGAAACTCACTCCGCTGGCCTTTGGGCTGTATTTCCTGGTTCGCCGCGACTTCAAGGCCTTGGGCTGGATGGCCGTGGGCTTCTTTGGCTCCATTGCCTTGGCTTGGGCTGTGCTGCCGCAGGCTTCCGTGGATTTCTGGACCAAGATACTGCCCGACACCGGCCGCATCGGTGGACCCGCGTACGTGGACAACCTCTCGGTCAAGGGGCTGCTGCTGCACTTTGGCATGCCTGACTCCTCCCTCACCAACGTTGTCTGGATGGTCCTGTCCCTGGGGCTGGTGATCCTTGCGGGGCTCATCATCAAGTGGGCCGTGGACGCTGACGAGAACTTCATCGCAGTATCAGCCACCGCCATCCTGATGCTCCTGATCAGCCCTGTCTCGTGGTCCCATCACTGGGTGTGGGTTGCTGTTGCCCTGCCCAGCATGGCGTTCGCCATGCATCGGGTCCCTTCGCGTTCCGGTCGGATGCGCACCGCCGGCTGGGCCATTGTGGCGTGCTCCACCGTCGCGTTCTTCATGACCCCCAAGAACCTGGCCGTGTGGGCCGGTGCTGCCGAGTGGGGCAAGGATCCGCAGACCCAGTGGCAGCTCATGATTTCCAGCCTGGGCGTGGTGTGCGGGATCGCCATGCTGGTCTATTGGGCCCTGGCATATCATCCTTCACGAACCAGGAAATAA
- a CDS encoding cystathionine gamma-synthase: MSATHNAGFNTRAVHAGQAFEPRTGAVVPPLHFSSTYAQDGIGNLRSGYEYGRGGNPTRDALQEQLAALEGGTAAFSFGSGLAAEDSLIRAIARPGDHIVLGNDAYGGTYRLINRVLGDWGIGNTPVDMSDLDAVAAAVAANNTRIVWVETPSNPMMKITDIEALAAVAHDAGALLVVDNTFASPYLQTPLALGADVVVHSTTKYIGGHSDVVGGAIVVKDAELAEKIGFIQFAVGAVSGPMDAFLTTRGLKTLGVRMDRHSENGQAVAEWLLQRPEVEAVLYPGLPDHPGHELAAKQMKKFGGMVSVQFKGGEAAARTVAESTSVFTLAESLGGIESLMNYPSEMTHASVKGTELAVPVNLLRLSCGIEEAEDLIADLEQAFAKISNG; the protein is encoded by the coding sequence ATGTCTGCCACCCACAACGCCGGGTTCAACACACGTGCCGTCCACGCCGGACAGGCCTTCGAACCGCGGACCGGCGCTGTGGTGCCGCCGCTGCACTTCAGCTCCACGTACGCCCAGGACGGCATCGGCAACCTGCGTTCCGGTTACGAGTACGGACGTGGCGGCAACCCGACGCGCGACGCCCTCCAGGAGCAACTTGCCGCCCTTGAGGGTGGCACGGCAGCGTTCTCCTTCGGCTCAGGCCTCGCTGCCGAAGACTCGCTCATCCGCGCAATCGCCCGCCCCGGGGACCACATTGTCCTGGGCAACGACGCCTATGGCGGAACCTACCGCCTCATCAACCGTGTCCTGGGAGACTGGGGCATCGGCAACACCCCCGTGGACATGTCGGACCTGGACGCCGTGGCTGCCGCAGTCGCTGCGAACAACACCCGCATCGTCTGGGTGGAGACGCCATCCAACCCGATGATGAAGATCACCGACATCGAGGCACTCGCCGCCGTAGCGCACGACGCCGGTGCCCTCCTGGTGGTCGACAACACCTTCGCTTCGCCCTACTTGCAGACTCCGCTCGCTTTGGGCGCGGACGTGGTGGTCCACTCCACCACCAAGTACATCGGCGGACACTCCGACGTTGTGGGTGGCGCCATTGTGGTGAAGGACGCTGAGCTCGCGGAGAAGATCGGCTTCATCCAGTTCGCCGTGGGTGCGGTCTCCGGTCCCATGGATGCGTTCCTCACCACCCGCGGGCTCAAGACCCTGGGCGTCCGCATGGATCGCCATAGCGAGAACGGCCAGGCCGTTGCTGAATGGCTGCTGCAGCGTCCCGAGGTGGAAGCAGTGCTGTACCCGGGCCTCCCTGACCACCCGGGCCACGAGCTCGCTGCCAAGCAAATGAAGAAGTTCGGCGGGATGGTGTCCGTTCAGTTCAAGGGCGGCGAGGCAGCCGCGCGCACGGTTGCAGAGTCCACCTCGGTCTTCACCCTGGCGGAATCCCTGGGCGGCATTGAATCCCTCATGAACTACCCGTCGGAAATGACCCACGCCTCTGTCAAAGGCACCGAGCTTGCCGTCCCGGTCAACCTCCTGCGCCTCTCCTGCGGCATCGAGGAAGCCGAGGACCTGATTGCCGACCTTGAGCAGGCCTTCGCGAAGATCAGCAACGGCTGA
- a CDS encoding cystathionine beta-synthase, translated as MKYAQSVLDLIGNTPLIKLNHVTDGIKATVLVKLEYVNPGGSIKDRIAVKMIEDAEKDGRLKPGGTIVEPTSGNTGVGLALVAQQKGYKCIFVVPDKVGEDKRAVLQAYGAEVVVTPTSVAPDSPQSYYGVSDRLVSEIPGAFKPDQFSNPAAPGSHFESTGPEIWQDTDGKVTHVVIGAGTGGTITGTGRYLKQVSADRAESDGGRVKIIGADPEGSVYSGGSGRPYFVEGVGEDMWPDNYDPSVPDDVIAVSDADSFSMTRRLAREEGLLVGGSSGMAVVAALQAAKDLDESAVMVVILPDSGRGYLAKIFNDQWMRSYGFLSGGEESSVGEVLKSKTGEMPDLVHIHPNESVRDVINIMNEFGVSHIPVLSQEPPVVMGEVVGAVDERSLTSKLFRGEAKLMDKISEHMGERLPVIGSLETISAARELLSDVDTVMVTFAGAPVGILTRHDLLAYLSN; from the coding sequence ATGAAGTACGCCCAGTCCGTGTTGGACCTCATCGGCAATACGCCGCTCATCAAGCTCAACCACGTAACGGACGGGATCAAAGCCACCGTCCTGGTCAAGCTCGAATACGTCAATCCCGGCGGATCCATCAAGGACAGGATCGCCGTGAAGATGATCGAGGATGCGGAAAAGGACGGTCGGCTCAAGCCGGGCGGAACCATCGTTGAGCCGACGTCGGGCAACACCGGAGTGGGATTGGCGCTGGTGGCCCAGCAAAAGGGCTACAAGTGCATTTTCGTAGTGCCGGACAAAGTGGGAGAGGACAAGCGCGCCGTCCTGCAGGCGTACGGTGCCGAGGTAGTGGTCACACCCACGTCCGTGGCTCCGGACAGCCCGCAAAGCTACTACGGCGTTTCCGATCGCCTGGTCAGCGAGATCCCGGGCGCCTTCAAGCCGGACCAATTCTCAAACCCCGCCGCCCCCGGCAGCCACTTCGAGTCCACTGGCCCTGAAATCTGGCAGGACACCGACGGCAAGGTCACGCACGTGGTCATCGGCGCCGGAACCGGCGGCACGATTACCGGCACAGGCCGCTACCTCAAGCAGGTCTCAGCTGACCGTGCAGAGTCCGACGGCGGCCGGGTCAAGATCATCGGTGCGGACCCGGAAGGTTCGGTCTACTCAGGCGGAAGCGGCCGGCCCTACTTCGTTGAGGGCGTGGGTGAGGACATGTGGCCCGACAACTACGATCCTTCCGTGCCTGACGACGTTATCGCCGTGTCCGATGCCGACTCCTTCTCCATGACGCGCCGGCTTGCCCGCGAGGAAGGCCTCCTGGTGGGCGGCTCGTCCGGCATGGCTGTTGTTGCGGCCCTGCAGGCTGCCAAGGACTTGGACGAGTCCGCTGTGATGGTGGTGATCCTCCCGGATTCCGGTCGCGGCTACCTGGCCAAGATCTTCAATGACCAGTGGATGCGCTCCTACGGCTTCCTCTCCGGCGGCGAAGAGTCTTCGGTGGGCGAGGTCCTCAAGTCCAAGACGGGGGAGATGCCGGACCTGGTCCACATCCACCCGAACGAGTCTGTCCGTGACGTCATCAACATCATGAACGAATTCGGCGTCTCCCACATCCCGGTGCTCTCCCAGGAGCCGCCGGTCGTGATGGGCGAGGTCGTGGGTGCCGTGGACGAGCGTAGCCTCACCAGTAAGCTGTTCCGCGGCGAAGCGAAGCTGATGGACAAAATCTCCGAACACATGGGTGAGCGCCTGCCCGTGATCGGCTCACTGGAAACCATTTCCGCCGCGCGCGAGCTGCTGTCCGACGTCGATACCGTCATGGTGACCTTCGCCGGCGCCCCCGTGGGCATCCTGACGCGCCACGACCTTCTGGCATACCTGAGCAACTAG
- a CDS encoding VOC family protein → MAAIVHFEIPTDDKDRANAFYASTFGWNLSPMQGMDYTIALTAPSDEQTGTPKEPGAINGALFPRTDALKTPILTIDVEDIDAALEQVESAGGSVVQAKDAVPTMGWYAYFKDTEGNVLGVWQTDTSAGT, encoded by the coding sequence GTGGCCGCAATAGTGCATTTCGAGATTCCGACGGACGACAAGGACAGGGCCAACGCATTCTATGCGAGCACGTTCGGCTGGAACCTGAGCCCCATGCAGGGGATGGACTACACCATCGCCCTGACCGCACCCTCGGACGAACAAACCGGGACGCCCAAGGAACCAGGAGCCATCAACGGCGCCCTGTTCCCACGGACGGACGCCCTGAAGACCCCCATCCTGACCATCGACGTGGAGGACATCGACGCAGCCCTTGAGCAGGTGGAGTCCGCCGGCGGCAGCGTTGTCCAGGCCAAGGACGCCGTCCCCACCATGGGCTGGTATGCCTATTTCAAGGACACTGAGGGCAACGTCCTGGGGGTGTGGCAGACCGACACCTCCGCTGGAACCTAG
- a CDS encoding DNA-3-methyladenine glycosylase produces the protein MTIADAPPVVAAAADAAVRWHPGGSFRLDQTMFPLMRGNADPSFAAHHNGFWMAFTTPSGPVTLRLSAGGLGADSFVDAQAWGPGAADAIAGVPRLLGADDDWSAFDEPTFHATLPRRVTEARRRNLALRLPSTGRVVDSLVPTILEQKVTTLEARRGYRYLMYRYGTPGPGRAPAGLLVPPTARQWLAIPSWEWHKAGVGPQRSATVMRALQSAVALERLAGVDSAQAGAKLQTIPGIGIWTAAEVVQRTHGCPDSISVGDYHLASYVGYALTGQKTDDAGMLQLLEPWRGQRQRLVRMLYLSGFRKPTFGPRMTVQDHRGH, from the coding sequence ATGACCATCGCAGACGCCCCGCCCGTTGTTGCGGCCGCGGCAGATGCAGCCGTCAGGTGGCATCCGGGCGGTTCCTTCCGTTTGGACCAGACCATGTTTCCGCTGATGCGCGGCAACGCGGATCCTTCCTTCGCGGCACACCACAATGGCTTCTGGATGGCGTTCACTACTCCCTCGGGCCCCGTGACTCTCCGCCTCTCGGCAGGCGGTTTGGGCGCCGATTCCTTCGTGGACGCACAAGCCTGGGGACCCGGAGCAGCGGATGCCATTGCCGGAGTGCCGAGGCTCCTGGGCGCCGATGACGATTGGTCCGCGTTCGACGAGCCCACGTTCCATGCCACCCTCCCGCGCCGTGTCACTGAAGCACGACGCCGGAACCTCGCTCTGCGGCTGCCCTCCACCGGGCGGGTGGTTGATTCACTGGTGCCCACCATTTTGGAGCAAAAGGTCACCACTTTGGAGGCACGTCGGGGCTATCGGTACCTGATGTACCGCTATGGAACGCCAGGGCCGGGCAGGGCTCCTGCTGGACTCCTCGTTCCTCCCACCGCCAGGCAGTGGCTGGCCATTCCGTCCTGGGAATGGCACAAGGCCGGGGTTGGACCACAGCGTTCGGCCACGGTGATGCGGGCGCTGCAGTCCGCCGTCGCTCTTGAACGGCTGGCCGGGGTGGACTCAGCCCAGGCCGGTGCGAAGCTGCAGACTATTCCTGGAATCGGCATCTGGACAGCTGCCGAAGTTGTCCAGCGGACTCATGGCTGCCCGGATTCAATCTCCGTGGGCGACTACCACCTGGCCTCGTACGTGGGCTATGCCTTGACCGGTCAAAAGACCGACGACGCCGGCATGCTCCAACTCCTGGAGCCGTGGCGCGGGCAGAGGCAGCGGCTGGTCAGGATGCTGTATCTGAGCGGCTTCCGGAAACCCACGTTCGGCCCACGAATGACCGTTCAGGATCACCGCGGCCACTGA
- a CDS encoding AMP-binding protein, whose amino-acid sequence MLSYTAGDTDVPLLEETIGANFERIAAKFPLRDALLEAAATPGGDARRWSYQKLNDDVNRLARALLAIGVAKGERIGIWSPNCAEWTILQYATAKIGAVLVNVNPAYRSHELEFVVNQNGMRMLVAAPSDKNSDYVGMARNAAANCPELREIVFLPGDPALGLTVGEPEANHELTYAELLTRADGVGPSAVADRMAELDPYDPINLQYTSGTTGFPKGATLTHHNILNNGNSIGRLLRYTEHDRVVIPVPFYHCFGMVIGNLNALSFGAATIIPGRGFNPSAALEAVQDFGGTSLYGVPTMFIAELALEEFASYDLSTLRTGVMAGSLCPIEVMRRVIDEMHMVDVAICYGMTETSPVSTMNRAGDTLEQRTTTVGRTMPHLESRIVDPGSGEVVERGVIGELCTRGYAVMQGYWGQPDKTAESIDAEGWMHTGDLARMDQDGYLVIEGRIKDMVIRGGENVYPREIEEFLYLHPSIRDVQVIGVPDEKYGEELMACIILKPGAEPLTAVDVAEYCRGKLAHYKIPRYVDVRESFPMTVSGKVRKVDMRQEAVSRLHL is encoded by the coding sequence ATGTTGTCCTACACTGCCGGAGACACTGACGTCCCGCTGCTCGAAGAGACCATCGGCGCCAATTTTGAGCGCATCGCCGCCAAGTTCCCTTTGCGGGACGCCCTGCTTGAAGCGGCCGCGACGCCTGGCGGTGACGCCCGCCGCTGGAGCTACCAAAAGCTGAACGACGACGTGAATCGCCTCGCCCGGGCCTTGCTCGCCATCGGGGTGGCCAAGGGCGAGCGGATCGGCATCTGGAGTCCCAACTGCGCCGAATGGACCATCCTCCAGTACGCCACCGCAAAGATCGGCGCGGTGCTGGTCAATGTGAACCCCGCATATAGGAGCCATGAGCTGGAGTTCGTGGTGAATCAGAACGGCATGCGGATGCTGGTTGCCGCTCCGTCGGACAAAAACAGCGACTATGTGGGCATGGCCAGAAACGCGGCCGCCAACTGTCCCGAACTCCGGGAAATCGTCTTCCTCCCGGGAGACCCTGCCCTCGGGCTGACCGTGGGCGAACCGGAAGCCAACCACGAACTCACCTATGCCGAGCTCCTGACCCGGGCTGACGGCGTCGGGCCTTCAGCAGTGGCGGACCGCATGGCCGAACTGGACCCGTACGATCCCATCAACTTGCAGTACACCTCTGGAACCACAGGCTTCCCGAAGGGTGCCACCCTGACCCACCACAACATCCTGAACAACGGGAACTCAATCGGGCGTCTCCTGCGGTACACCGAGCACGACCGTGTGGTGATTCCGGTGCCGTTCTATCACTGCTTCGGCATGGTGATCGGCAATCTGAACGCGTTGAGCTTCGGAGCGGCAACCATCATTCCCGGCCGCGGCTTCAACCCGTCGGCCGCGTTGGAGGCGGTGCAGGACTTCGGCGGAACCTCGCTCTACGGCGTCCCCACCATGTTCATTGCGGAGTTGGCGCTGGAGGAATTCGCATCCTACGACCTCTCGACCCTGCGGACCGGCGTCATGGCAGGGTCATTGTGTCCCATCGAAGTGATGCGCCGGGTCATCGACGAGATGCACATGGTGGATGTGGCCATCTGTTATGGCATGACCGAAACCTCGCCTGTATCCACCATGAACCGGGCGGGGGATACCCTGGAGCAGCGCACCACCACGGTGGGCCGGACCATGCCGCATTTGGAGAGCAGGATCGTGGACCCGGGCTCGGGCGAGGTGGTGGAGCGTGGCGTGATCGGTGAACTCTGCACGCGCGGTTACGCGGTGATGCAAGGCTATTGGGGCCAGCCGGACAAGACGGCAGAATCGATCGACGCTGAGGGTTGGATGCACACCGGTGACCTGGCCCGCATGGACCAGGACGGCTACTTGGTGATCGAGGGCCGGATCAAGGACATGGTGATCCGGGGTGGGGAGAACGTCTACCCCCGGGAGATCGAGGAGTTCCTGTATCTGCACCCGTCCATCCGGGATGTCCAGGTGATTGGCGTTCCGGACGAAAAATACGGTGAGGAACTGATGGCGTGCATCATCCTCAAACCAGGTGCAGAGCCGCTGACCGCCGTGGACGTGGCCGAATACTGCCGCGGGAAGCTGGCCCACTACAAGATTCCCCGCTATGTGGACGTCCGCGAGAGCTTCCCCATGACGGTCTCGGGCAAGGTTCGGAAGGTGGACATGAGGCAGGAAGCGGTGTCCCGCCTGCACCTATAA
- a CDS encoding putative quinol monooxygenase gives MSAPIDLQATFIPNEGEFFRVKLALEIAIDEVVNEPGCIRYELTEATEEKLVLTERWESEELLEKHSKGIAVQDLNESLSALLAEPVTLERL, from the coding sequence ATGAGTGCACCCATTGACCTGCAGGCCACGTTCATCCCCAACGAAGGCGAGTTCTTCCGTGTGAAGCTCGCTTTGGAAATCGCCATCGACGAGGTCGTGAACGAGCCCGGCTGCATCCGGTACGAGCTGACCGAGGCCACCGAAGAGAAGCTGGTCCTGACCGAGCGTTGGGAATCAGAGGAACTCCTCGAGAAGCACTCCAAGGGTATTGCCGTCCAGGACCTGAACGAGTCCCTCAGCGCGCTTCTTGCCGAGCCCGTCACGCTCGAACGGCTCTAG
- a CDS encoding co-chaperone YbbN — MATVDITGEQFASTIEDNDIVLVDFWAAWCSPCRQFAPTYGAASEKHTDVVFAKVDTEAEQQLAAEAGITSIPTLMAFREKVLVFSQPGALNGPQLEQVIEAVKGLDMEEVHAHVAKARAEAQEN; from the coding sequence ATGGCTACAGTTGACATCACTGGAGAACAGTTCGCATCGACTATCGAGGACAACGACATTGTCCTGGTGGATTTTTGGGCTGCCTGGTGCAGCCCCTGCCGCCAGTTTGCCCCCACGTACGGGGCTGCATCGGAGAAGCACACTGACGTCGTGTTCGCGAAGGTGGACACCGAGGCCGAGCAGCAGCTCGCTGCCGAGGCCGGGATTACCTCCATCCCCACGCTGATGGCTTTCCGTGAAAAGGTCCTGGTCTTCTCGCAGCCGGGCGCCCTCAACGGCCCGCAGCTTGAGCAGGTCATCGAGGCCGTGAAGGGACTGGACATGGAAGAAGTCCACGCCCACGTTGCCAAGGCGCGCGCCGAGGCCCAGGAAAACTAA